A genomic window from Flavobacterium hankyongi includes:
- a CDS encoding beta-ketoacyl-[acyl-carrier-protein] synthase family protein — MDKRVVITGMGIYSCIGTSLEEVKNSLYEGKSGIIYDEERKQFGFRSALTGAVPKPDLKNLLNRRQRISVGEETEYAYMATIEALKNANIDDAFFDENEVGIIYGNDSVSLAIIEATDIIREKKDTTLIGSGAIFKSMNSTVTMNLSTIFRLKGVNLTISAACASGSHSVGLGYHLIKSGLQDMIICGGAQEINKYAMASFDGLGVFSTDEDNPTKASRPFDASRNGLVPSGGGATLILESYESAIKRGAPIIAEVVGYGFSSNGGHISTPNVDGPAIAMRRALEQANIKPSQIDYINAHATSTPVGDANEAKAIFEIFGESNPPVSSTKSMTGHECWMAGASEVIYSILMMQNSFVAPNINLENPDEDSKKLNIATTTINKKIDIFLSNSFGFGGTNSALVIKKV; from the coding sequence ATGGATAAAAGAGTAGTAATTACCGGAATGGGAATTTATTCTTGTATAGGAACTTCATTAGAAGAGGTTAAAAACTCATTGTATGAAGGAAAATCAGGAATAATCTATGATGAAGAAAGAAAACAATTTGGTTTCCGGTCTGCTTTAACTGGTGCTGTTCCAAAACCTGATCTAAAAAATCTTCTTAACAGAAGACAAAGAATTAGTGTAGGGGAGGAGACCGAGTATGCTTATATGGCAACTATTGAAGCACTTAAAAATGCTAATATAGATGATGCATTTTTTGATGAAAATGAAGTAGGGATTATTTATGGTAATGATAGTGTTTCTTTAGCTATTATTGAAGCTACTGATATTATAAGAGAAAAAAAAGATACTACACTTATAGGTTCTGGAGCAATTTTCAAATCGATGAATTCTACAGTAACCATGAATCTTTCAACTATTTTTAGATTGAAAGGTGTTAACCTTACTATTAGTGCAGCTTGTGCTAGTGGATCACATTCGGTTGGTTTGGGATATCACTTAATTAAAAGTGGTCTCCAAGACATGATTATCTGCGGAGGAGCGCAAGAAATAAACAAATATGCGATGGCAAGCTTTGATGGTCTAGGTGTATTTTCTACAGATGAAGATAATCCAACAAAAGCATCTCGTCCGTTTGATGCTTCGCGTAATGGTTTAGTGCCTTCTGGTGGAGGTGCAACTTTAATATTAGAAAGTTATGAATCTGCTATAAAAAGAGGCGCTCCAATTATTGCAGAAGTTGTAGGTTATGGATTTTCATCAAACGGAGGACATATTTCTACACCCAATGTTGATGGTCCTGCTATTGCTATGAGAAGAGCTTTAGAGCAAGCGAATATAAAACCCAGTCAAATTGATTACATAAATGCCCACGCAACATCAACACCAGTTGGTGATGCAAATGAGGCGAAAGCCATTTTTGAAATTTTTGGCGAAAGTAATCCTCCGGTGAGTTCAACTAAGTCAATGACTGGCCATGAATGTTGGATGGCAGGTGCTAGTGAAGTGATTTATTCGATTTTAATGATGCAAAATTCGTTTGTAGCCCCAAACATTAATTTGGAGAATCCAGATGAGGATTCAAAAAAATTAAATATTGCAACAACTACAATAAATAAAAAAATTGACATATTTTTGTCAAATTCTTTCGGATTTGGAGGAACGAATTCGGCTTTAGTAATAAAAAAAGTATAG
- the fabG gene encoding 3-oxoacyl-ACP reductase FabG, whose amino-acid sequence MKCALITGGSRGIGSAICQKIAQEGNYHILINYQGNQEAAEATLAKVKELGATGEIIKFNVADADEVKNALTTWQEANPDAVVEVIVNNAGITRDGLFMWMSQEDWNSVINTSLNGFFNVTNFFIQKLLRNKYGRIVNMVSVSGVKGTAGQTNYSAAKGAVVAATKALAQEVAKRNITVNAVAPGFIRTDMTGELDEKELVKLIPANRFGEAEEVADLVAFLASRKAGYITGEVININGGIYS is encoded by the coding sequence ATGAAATGTGCCTTAATTACAGGTGGCTCAAGAGGAATCGGGAGTGCCATTTGTCAAAAAATAGCTCAGGAGGGTAATTATCACATCCTTATTAATTATCAAGGAAACCAAGAAGCAGCCGAAGCTACTTTAGCAAAAGTTAAAGAGTTGGGTGCAACTGGTGAAATTATCAAATTTAATGTAGCTGATGCGGATGAGGTTAAAAATGCATTAACAACTTGGCAAGAAGCAAATCCTGATGCTGTAGTAGAGGTAATTGTAAATAATGCCGGAATTACGCGTGATGGGTTGTTTATGTGGATGTCTCAGGAAGATTGGAACAGTGTTATTAATACTAGTTTAAATGGATTTTTTAACGTGACTAATTTCTTTATTCAAAAATTATTAAGAAATAAATATGGGCGAATAGTTAATATGGTATCAGTTTCTGGGGTAAAAGGAACAGCTGGACAAACAAACTATTCTGCTGCAAAAGGAGCTGTAGTAGCTGCAACTAAGGCATTAGCACAAGAGGTTGCAAAAAGAAATATTACTGTAAATGCTGTGGCACCTGGATTTATCAGAACTGATATGACAGGAGAATTAGATGAAAAAGAATTGGTGAAATTAATACCAGCCAATCGTTTTGGAGAAGCAGAAGAAGTAGCTGATTTAGTTGCTTTCTTAGCCTCAAGAAAAGCAGGATATATTACAGGAGAAGTTATTAATATAAACGGAGGAATTTATTCATAA
- a CDS encoding WG repeat-containing protein, which translates to MKKFLILFIVFAQSVLGQELALVKSDGKFGYISKIGEYAIEPKFKVAKNFSDGLAAAEEDYKWGFIDIKGNWVIKPTFDDVKYFNSGICVVAKDKQWFYINKKGETLKMPPSDKVYDFDEGVAVIKQDEKIGLINTKGDIIVQPSYQIIKSFSDGFAQVKKDNKWGVIDKTGKVVVSIEYDDLGDIYKSITWGKKGEIFGLIVANKFTAIEGVTKIWDFETSDFTYAKKGEKVGFIDLKGNWVIQPKFDKARAFVKNLAPVCEGKKWGYVDMKGNYVVKPIYDDAEVFSKDGFAPVKEKEWGFIDTTGKMIIPANYQISAGGLAGLFKKNNDKGFINGLARVAIKSEKKYCFLKTDGSVLGNKKFEQAELFQK; encoded by the coding sequence ATGAAAAAGTTTCTTATTTTATTTATTGTTTTTGCTCAGTCGGTTCTAGGACAAGAGCTAGCTCTTGTAAAAAGTGACGGTAAGTTTGGTTATATAAGTAAGATTGGAGAGTATGCTATAGAACCTAAATTTAAAGTGGCTAAAAATTTTTCAGATGGTTTAGCTGCTGCAGAAGAAGATTATAAATGGGGTTTTATTGACATAAAAGGAAACTGGGTCATTAAACCAACCTTTGATGATGTTAAATATTTTAATAGCGGAATTTGTGTTGTGGCTAAAGATAAACAATGGTTCTATATTAATAAAAAAGGTGAAACTTTAAAGATGCCTCCATCTGATAAAGTATATGATTTTGATGAAGGAGTAGCTGTAATCAAACAAGATGAAAAAATAGGTTTGATAAATACAAAGGGAGATATTATTGTTCAGCCATCGTATCAAATTATTAAATCTTTTTCTGATGGATTTGCTCAGGTGAAAAAAGATAACAAATGGGGAGTTATAGATAAAACAGGGAAGGTTGTTGTGAGTATCGAGTACGACGATTTAGGAGATATTTATAAAAGCATTACTTGGGGTAAAAAAGGAGAGATATTTGGCTTGATTGTTGCTAATAAATTCACCGCAATAGAAGGTGTAACCAAAATTTGGGATTTTGAGACTAGTGATTTTACTTATGCTAAAAAAGGTGAAAAAGTTGGCTTTATAGATTTAAAAGGAAATTGGGTTATTCAACCAAAATTCGATAAAGCTAGAGCATTTGTTAAAAACCTTGCACCAGTATGCGAAGGGAAAAAATGGGGATACGTTGATATGAAAGGTAATTATGTTGTTAAACCAATCTATGATGATGCTGAAGTTTTTAGTAAAGATGGATTTGCACCTGTTAAAGAAAAAGAATGGGGTTTTATAGATACAACAGGTAAAATGATTATCCCAGCAAATTATCAAATCTCAGCTGGAGGATTAGCAGGATTATTCAAAAAAAATAATGATAAAGGTTTTATTAACGGATTAGCAAGAGTCGCTATAAAATCAGAAAAAAAATATTGTTTCCTAAAAACTGATGGCAGCGTGTTAGGAAATAAAAAATTTGAACAAGCAGAATTATTTCAAAAATAA
- a CDS encoding HAL/PAL/TAL family ammonia-lyase: MSTINEYLSLKEFEDIVFKNNPVQISDNVLERVSDSFEFLKEFSGNKVIYGVNTGFGPMAQYRIKDEDRLQLQYNLIRSHSSGTGKPLSPIYVKSAILARLNTLSLGNSGVHPSLIVLMKEFINRDITPLIFEHGGVGASGDLVQLAHLALTLIGEGEVFYKGERRSTKEVFEIEGLQPINVEIREGLALMNGTSVMTGIGIVNVYNAQKVLDWSIKISCAINELVQAYDDHLSEELNGVKHHFGQQEIARKMRSHLTDSSLVRKREDHLYSGENTEDVFKEKVQEYYSLRCVPQILGPVLDTINGVAKVLENEINSANDNPIIDVKNKHVYHGGNFHGDYISLEMDKLKIVVTKLTMLAERQLNYLLNSKINEILPPFVNLGTLGFNFGMQGVQFTAVSTTAESQTLSNPMYVHSIPNNNDNQDIVSMGTNAAVMAGKVVENAFEVLAIELITVVQAIDALGFKGQVSSTTKAMYDEVRKIVPEFKDDMIMYPFVQKVKDYLMV, from the coding sequence ATGAGTACAATTAACGAGTATCTAAGTCTAAAGGAGTTTGAAGACATTGTGTTTAAAAATAACCCTGTACAAATAAGTGATAACGTTCTCGAAAGAGTTTCGGATAGTTTCGAATTTCTTAAAGAATTTTCTGGGAATAAAGTCATTTACGGTGTAAATACAGGCTTTGGACCAATGGCACAATATCGTATCAAAGATGAGGATCGTTTACAATTGCAATATAATTTAATAAGAAGTCATTCGTCAGGAACAGGAAAGCCTTTAAGTCCAATATATGTTAAGTCAGCAATTTTAGCAAGACTAAATACATTGTCTTTAGGGAATTCTGGTGTTCATCCCTCTCTTATTGTATTGATGAAAGAATTTATCAATAGAGATATAACTCCTTTGATTTTTGAGCATGGTGGAGTAGGGGCAAGTGGTGACTTAGTGCAATTAGCTCATTTAGCACTTACTTTAATAGGTGAAGGTGAAGTTTTTTATAAAGGAGAAAGAAGATCTACTAAAGAAGTTTTCGAAATAGAAGGATTACAACCTATTAATGTAGAGATTCGAGAAGGTCTTGCCTTGATGAACGGAACATCGGTAATGACTGGTATAGGAATTGTAAATGTTTATAATGCTCAAAAAGTATTAGATTGGTCAATAAAAATTTCTTGTGCTATCAATGAATTGGTACAAGCTTATGATGATCATTTATCTGAGGAGTTAAATGGTGTTAAACATCATTTTGGACAACAAGAGATCGCTAGAAAAATGAGAAGTCATTTAACTGATAGTTCTTTAGTGAGAAAAAGAGAAGATCATTTGTACTCTGGAGAAAATACAGAAGATGTATTTAAAGAAAAGGTTCAAGAATACTATTCTTTAAGATGTGTACCTCAAATTTTAGGGCCAGTTTTAGATACTATAAATGGAGTTGCAAAAGTTTTGGAGAATGAAATAAACTCTGCTAATGATAACCCAATTATAGATGTAAAGAATAAGCATGTTTATCATGGTGGTAATTTTCATGGAGACTACATTTCATTAGAGATGGATAAATTGAAAATTGTTGTTACTAAACTTACAATGCTTGCGGAAAGACAATTGAATTACTTGTTGAATTCTAAAATTAATGAAATTTTACCTCCTTTTGTAAATTTAGGGACTTTAGGGTTTAACTTTGGTATGCAAGGAGTTCAGTTTACGGCAGTTTCTACTACTGCAGAGAGTCAGACTTTGTCAAATCCAATGTATGTTCATAGTATTCCTAATAATAATGACAATCAGGATATAGTGAGCATGGGGACAAATGCGGCTGTGATGGCAGGAAAAGTAGTTGAAAATGCATTTGAAGTTTTGGCTATCGAGTTAATTACGGTTGTTCAAGCCATAGATGCTTTAGGTTTTAAAGGACAGGTGTCTTCAACTACTAAAGCAATGTATGATGAGGTGAGAAAAATTGTACCTGAATTTAAAGATGATATGATAATGTATCCTTTTGTTCAAAAAGTAAAAGATTATTTGATGGTTTAA
- a CDS encoding NAD(P)/FAD-dependent oxidoreductase yields the protein MTKEIVDVLVIGAGPSGCVSASYLHNNNIKVKVVEKTKFPRLVVGESLIPRVMDHFYEAGLFPALDAMNFEKKLGARFIRGEEICVFDFSDKFSEGWDWTWQVPRADFDNTLAQEVIRKGIDLEFESEVLAVEFNGSDSITTVKDKDGNLKEIHAKFIIDSSGYGRVLPRLLDLDTPSKLDPHSSIFTHVKDINRPEGEEGTLISFDILETEVWLWVIPFSNGNTSLGVVGPTDFINSLSTNKDNAEALKNAIQLSDYYIKRFGGVDFLFEPVKLENYSRSVKKMYGDGFSLTGNSSEFLDPVFSSGVAFATESGMLSAKLVHRQLQGEKIDWEVEFTQYMKSGIGVFTTYVKEWYTGNLQTLFFHQPENPEVKRKICAVLAGYVWDQENPFVKKHDNVIKNMAHLINLEKEQTIKNPS from the coding sequence ATGACAAAGGAAATTGTAGATGTTCTAGTAATTGGAGCAGGGCCATCTGGCTGTGTTTCTGCATCATATTTACACAACAATAATATAAAGGTAAAAGTTGTCGAAAAAACTAAATTTCCACGTTTAGTTGTTGGTGAAAGCTTAATCCCAAGAGTAATGGATCATTTTTATGAAGCAGGTTTGTTTCCTGCTCTTGATGCCATGAATTTTGAAAAAAAATTAGGTGCTCGTTTTATTCGTGGTGAAGAAATTTGTGTTTTTGATTTTAGTGATAAATTTTCTGAAGGTTGGGACTGGACTTGGCAAGTACCAAGAGCAGATTTTGACAACACTTTAGCACAAGAAGTAATTAGAAAAGGAATTGATTTAGAATTTGAAAGCGAAGTACTTGCAGTAGAATTCAACGGAAGCGATTCTATTACAACTGTAAAAGACAAGGATGGCAATTTGAAAGAAATCCATGCTAAGTTCATTATTGACTCTAGTGGATATGGGCGTGTTTTACCTAGATTATTAGATTTAGACACTCCATCAAAATTAGATCCTCACTCTTCAATTTTTACTCACGTAAAAGACATTAATCGTCCAGAAGGTGAAGAAGGAACTTTAATCTCATTTGACATTTTAGAAACTGAAGTTTGGTTATGGGTTATTCCTTTCTCTAATGGCAATACAAGTTTAGGTGTTGTAGGACCAACTGATTTTATCAATTCACTTTCTACCAATAAAGATAACGCTGAAGCTCTAAAGAACGCTATTCAATTATCTGACTATTACATAAAACGTTTTGGAGGTGTAGATTTCTTATTTGAACCAGTAAAGCTTGAAAATTATTCTCGTTCAGTCAAGAAGATGTATGGTGATGGTTTCTCACTAACAGGAAACAGTTCAGAGTTCTTGGATCCAGTATTCTCATCTGGTGTTGCTTTTGCAACAGAGTCAGGAATGCTTTCAGCAAAATTAGTTCATCGTCAGTTACAAGGGGAAAAAATTGATTGGGAAGTAGAGTTTACTCAGTATATGAAAAGCGGTATTGGTGTTTTCACAACGTATGTTAAAGAATGGTACACTGGAAACTTACAAACCTTATTTTTCCACCAACCAGAAAATCCAGAGGTAAAAAGAAAGATTTGTGCAGTATTAGCAGGTTATGTTTGGGATCAAGAAAATCCTTTTGTCAAAAAACATGATAATGTTATTAAAAATATGGCTCACTTAATAAACCTAGAAAAAGAGCAAACAATAAAAAACCCATCATAA
- the udk gene encoding uridine kinase, producing the protein MLIIGIAGGTGSGKTTVVHQIMNELPETEVGIISQDHYYKETNDLSLDERTKINFDHPRSIDFELLVQHLKELKAGNAIDQPLYSFVKHNRTGDTIHTLPRKVMIVEGILILTNPELREMFDIKVFVHADSDERLIRRLKRDIAERGRDMEEVLNRYQTTLKPMHEQFIEPTKAYADIIIPNDKYNTVAIDVVRAVINQRIS; encoded by the coding sequence ATGCTAATTATAGGTATCGCTGGTGGAACTGGCTCAGGAAAAACAACAGTTGTTCATCAAATCATGAATGAATTACCAGAAACTGAGGTAGGGATCATTTCTCAAGATCATTATTACAAAGAAACTAATGATTTATCTTTAGACGAACGCACAAAAATTAATTTTGATCACCCTCGTTCAATAGATTTCGAACTTTTAGTTCAACATTTAAAAGAATTAAAAGCAGGCAATGCTATAGATCAACCTTTATATTCATTTGTTAAGCATAATCGCACTGGTGACACCATTCATACACTACCCCGTAAAGTAATGATTGTAGAAGGCATATTGATTTTGACAAACCCTGAACTTCGTGAAATGTTTGACATCAAAGTTTTTGTTCATGCAGATTCTGACGAAAGACTTATTCGTCGCTTAAAACGTGATATCGCAGAACGCGGACGTGATATGGAAGAAGTTTTAAATCGTTACCAAACGACTCTAAAACCTATGCACGAACAATTTATTGAACCTACAAAAGCGTATGCAGACATCATTATACCTAATGACAAATACAATACTGTGGCTATCGATGTAGTTCGTGCCGTAATTAATCAGCGTATTTCATAA
- a CDS encoding FtsB family cell division protein, with protein MTNPIEKITSQRPWLKFLGNRYFLVSLFFIVWMLFLDNYSYLDHRLLNKEIDELEDNKTYYQEEIKKDKSQIKKLKNPAQIEKYAREKYYMKRENEDIYIVEFEGDTIEQAQ; from the coding sequence ATGACTAATCCAATAGAGAAAATAACATCCCAAAGACCTTGGCTAAAATTTTTAGGCAACAGGTACTTTTTGGTGTCATTATTCTTCATCGTTTGGATGCTTTTTCTTGACAATTATTCTTATTTAGATCATCGTCTATTAAATAAAGAGATTGATGAACTTGAAGACAATAAAACGTATTATCAAGAGGAAATTAAAAAGGATAAAAGTCAAATTAAAAAACTCAAGAATCCTGCTCAAATAGAAAAATACGCCAGAGAAAAATATTATATGAAACGTGAAAACGAAGATATATATATAGTAGAATTTGAAGGCGATACTATTGAGCAAGCCCAATAA
- a CDS encoding methylmalonyl-CoA mutase subunit beta, with the protein MENNLFNDFEAISSKQWKQQIQYELKGADYNETLVWESPEGIKVKPFYHADEDANANQIPLNKEPFKIVQNIFVFDVDKSIKKAKDSLSRGAESLRFTIENEEVDIVKLLSDIEIETIPVYLTIKFLSESFLQKVNTVAASKKATIYCLVDPIYQLASDGNWFTGQDNFEVINNIIRSCKNINVVSVNTTLYQNAGANIVQQLAYALAHVNEYFDKYKNIEQPIVIETAVGTNYFFEIAKLRALRLLFSALAKEYNHNLDCHIIATPTKRNKTLYDYNVNMLRTTTECMSAILGGANAISNLAYDAIYHKDNEFGDRISRNQLLVLKHESYFDKVENPSDGAYYIENLTSQLANKALILFKDIEANGGLLHQLKEGTIQKKIQESAQKEQELFDSGKEILLGTNKYPNKNDRMSHDLELFPFVKIKPRKTLITPIIEKRLAEKMEQERLETEKQP; encoded by the coding sequence ATGGAAAACAACTTATTTAACGATTTCGAAGCCATTTCATCAAAGCAATGGAAACAGCAAATTCAGTACGAACTTAAGGGTGCTGATTATAATGAAACCTTAGTTTGGGAAAGTCCTGAAGGAATTAAGGTTAAGCCTTTTTATCATGCTGACGAAGATGCAAATGCAAACCAAATCCCTCTTAACAAGGAACCTTTTAAAATAGTTCAAAACATATTTGTTTTTGATGTTGATAAATCCATCAAGAAAGCAAAAGATTCTCTTTCAAGAGGAGCAGAAAGTTTGCGATTTACTATCGAAAACGAAGAAGTTGACATTGTAAAGTTGCTTTCTGACATTGAAATCGAGACTATTCCAGTTTACCTTACTATAAAGTTCCTTTCAGAAAGTTTTTTACAAAAAGTAAATACAGTGGCTGCATCAAAAAAAGCCACGATTTACTGTTTAGTTGACCCTATCTATCAATTAGCTAGTGATGGGAACTGGTTCACAGGTCAAGACAATTTTGAAGTTATAAACAATATAATTAGAAGTTGTAAAAATATCAATGTTGTTTCTGTAAACACTACATTATATCAAAATGCTGGCGCAAACATTGTTCAGCAATTAGCCTATGCATTGGCTCATGTAAACGAATATTTTGACAAATATAAAAATATTGAACAACCCATTGTAATTGAAACTGCTGTTGGTACTAACTATTTTTTCGAAATAGCAAAACTTAGAGCGTTACGTTTGTTATTTTCTGCTTTAGCAAAGGAATACAATCACAACTTAGATTGTCACATAATTGCTACTCCAACCAAACGAAATAAAACACTTTACGATTACAATGTAAATATGCTTCGCACTACTACTGAATGTATGAGTGCAATTCTAGGTGGAGCAAATGCGATATCCAATCTGGCTTATGATGCAATTTATCATAAGGATAATGAGTTTGGTGATCGAATTTCTAGAAATCAATTATTGGTTTTAAAACATGAAAGCTATTTCGATAAAGTAGAAAATCCTTCTGACGGAGCCTATTATATAGAAAATCTAACTTCACAATTGGCAAACAAAGCACTTATCTTATTTAAAGATATCGAAGCTAACGGAGGTTTATTACATCAGTTAAAAGAAGGAACTATTCAAAAGAAAATACAAGAAAGCGCTCAAAAAGAACAAGAATTATTTGATTCTGGTAAAGAAATTCTATTGGGAACAAACAAGTATCCCAATAAAAATGACCGTATGAGTCATGACTTAGAACTTTTCCCTTTTGTTAAGATAAAGCCACGAAAAACTTTGATAACACCAATCATTGAAAAACGCTTGGCCGAAAAAATGGAACAGGAACGTTTAGAAACCGAAAAACAACCATAA
- the scpA gene encoding methylmalonyl-CoA mutase → MVRKNIQHITLESKVVTSSAVEMSQKQTFTTAEGIEVKSTYSEADLEGLEHLEFGAGFAPNLRGPYATMYVRRPWTIRQYAGFSTAEESNAFYRRNLAAGQKGLSVAFDLATHRGYDSDHERVVGDVGKAGVAIDSVEDMKTLFDQIPLGEMSVSMTMNGAVLPIMAFYIVAAEEQGVAPNLLSGTIQNDILKEFMVRNTYIYPPTPSMKIIADIFEYTSNFMPKFNSISISGYHMQEAGATADIELAYTLADGLEYIRTGLAAGMDVDTFAPRLSFFWAIGMNHFMEIAKMRAGRMLWAKLLKQFNPKDDKSLALRTHCQTSGWSLTEQDPFNNVARTAIEAAAAAFGGTQSLHTNALDEAIALPTDFSARIARNTQIFLQEETKICKTVDPWAGSYYVESLTAEIAEKAWALIEEVEELGGMTKAIEAGIPKLRIEEAAARKQARIDSGQDIIVGVNKYRLEKEDPLHILEVDNQTVRKQQIERLDHIKATRDTTKVQECLAKLTACAKGEPGNLLDLAVDAARNRATLGEISDALETVFGRYKAQIRSFSGVYSKEIKNDESFEKARQLADAFAKKEGRRPRIMIAKMGQDGHDRGAKVVATGYADVGFDVDIGPLFQTPQEAAKQAVENDVHILGVSSLAAGHKTLVPQVIEELKKYGREDIMVIVGGVIPAQDYQFLFDSGAVAVFGPGTKISDAAITILEVLLED, encoded by the coding sequence ATAGTGAGAAAAAATATTCAACATATTACTTTAGAGTCGAAAGTTGTCACATCGAGCGCAGTCGAGATGTCTCAAAAACAAACTTTTACAACTGCTGAAGGCATCGAAGTAAAATCAACTTACTCCGAAGCAGACCTAGAAGGATTAGAACATTTAGAATTCGGTGCTGGTTTTGCACCTAACTTACGTGGCCCATACGCAACCATGTATGTACGTCGCCCATGGACCATCCGTCAATATGCAGGATTTTCGACTGCAGAGGAAAGTAATGCTTTTTACAGAAGAAATTTAGCTGCAGGGCAAAAAGGATTATCGGTAGCCTTTGACTTGGCTACTCACAGAGGTTACGATTCGGATCATGAACGTGTGGTTGGTGACGTAGGGAAAGCTGGTGTTGCTATTGATTCTGTTGAAGATATGAAAACCCTTTTCGACCAAATTCCATTAGGAGAAATGTCGGTTTCGATGACGATGAATGGTGCCGTATTACCTATCATGGCATTTTACATTGTAGCTGCCGAAGAACAAGGCGTTGCTCCTAACCTATTATCTGGAACGATTCAAAACGATATTTTAAAAGAGTTCATGGTGCGTAACACTTACATTTACCCACCTACTCCTTCCATGAAAATCATTGCTGATATCTTTGAATATACGAGTAATTTCATGCCAAAGTTCAACTCGATTTCGATTTCGGGTTATCACATGCAGGAAGCAGGTGCTACTGCCGATATTGAGTTGGCTTATACTTTAGCTGATGGATTGGAATACATCCGTACTGGTTTAGCGGCGGGAATGGATGTCGATACTTTTGCTCCTCGCCTTTCGTTTTTCTGGGCTATTGGAATGAACCATTTTATGGAAATTGCCAAAATGCGTGCAGGACGTATGCTTTGGGCAAAATTGCTAAAACAATTCAATCCAAAAGACGACAAATCATTAGCCTTACGAACACACTGTCAAACATCAGGTTGGAGTTTAACCGAGCAAGATCCTTTTAATAACGTAGCTCGTACCGCTATTGAAGCTGCTGCTGCTGCTTTTGGCGGAACGCAATCATTACACACCAATGCTTTGGATGAGGCAATTGCCTTACCAACCGATTTCTCGGCTCGTATTGCTCGTAATACCCAAATCTTTTTACAGGAAGAAACTAAAATCTGTAAAACGGTTGACCCTTGGGCTGGTAGTTATTATGTAGAAAGTTTAACGGCTGAAATTGCTGAAAAAGCTTGGGCTTTAATCGAAGAAGTAGAAGAACTGGGCGGCATGACCAAAGCGATTGAAGCTGGAATCCCGAAACTTCGTATTGAAGAAGCAGCTGCCCGTAAACAAGCGCGTATCGACAGCGGACAAGACATTATTGTTGGGGTTAACAAATACCGTTTAGAAAAAGAAGACCCTTTACATATTCTTGAAGTGGATAATCAAACCGTTCGCAAACAACAAATCGAGCGTTTAGACCATATCAAAGCAACCCGTGATACTACCAAAGTACAGGAATGTTTAGCAAAACTAACCGCTTGTGCCAAAGGTGAACCGGGGAACTTATTAGATTTAGCAGTAGATGCCGCACGCAACAGAGCCACATTGGGTGAAATTAGCGATGCTCTGGAAACTGTTTTTGGAAGATACAAAGCACAAATTAGAAGTTTTAGTGGTGTGTATAGTAAAGAAATAAAAAATGACGAGAGCTTTGAAAAAGCCCGTCAATTAGCCGATGCTTTCGCTAAAAAAGAAGGCCGTCGTCCTCGTATTATGATTGCCAAAATGGGTCAGGACGGACACGATCGCGGCGCTAAAGTGGTTGCCACAGGTTATGCCGACGTAGGTTTTGACGTAGACATTGGTCCATTGTTCCAAACACCTCAGGAAGCTGCAAAGCAAGCTGTTGAAAACGACGTGCATATTTTAGGGGTTTCATCATTGGCTGCAGGACACAAGACATTGGTTCCTCAAGTAATTGAAGAATTGAAAAAATACGGTCGTGAAGATATTATGGTGATTGTGGGTGGTGTAATCCCTGCTCAAGATTATCAATTCCTTTTTGACTCAGGAGCCGTAGCCGTTTTTGGTCCTGGAACTAAAATTAGTGATGCCGCGATTACGATTTTAGAAGTTTTACTTGAAGATTAG